Proteins encoded by one window of Channa argus isolate prfri chromosome 13, Channa argus male v1.0, whole genome shotgun sequence:
- the LOC137139134 gene encoding zinc finger protein PLAGL2-like, which yields MFHHQDHLKSQLQESHPPSRQLFHCQECGKQYNTQLGYRRHLAAAHNATASLPCPEGAASLLEELGGHIDRPPPSENHTNASVPVRERKYSCERCDRRFYTRKDVRRHAVVHTGRRDFLCPRCAQRFGRRDHLTRHLKKSHAQESGLMPTCTPSTPVATPSPATQCPVKEEPSSVTSDMSSVSKEPMEAFSRDMYNSYPMGNLVSGMGPPHGIMQGSMSSSMCAGRHMTPQSSHHHHHHHLQPSPAPQQQPYSNMARYQHGSTSYPRADVDSFLLDLQCAPPTHLSAVNSSTSTSASPQREVLCEGVSAGSDPHLLCRSPAVSSTELSCSTNVDLGPLLGFLPFSLPPYSPHMGIGGLVMSYPPSTTTSSPSSSTGLSSQAQGPFTFFQPSQAHVPQGPGAHSQLPQAYSGPAMSTSGSLPHYYQTFQQ from the coding sequence ATGTTCCACCACCAGGACCATCTGAAGAGTCAGCTGCAGGAGAGCCACCCACCCAGCAGGCAACTCTTTCATTGCCAGGAGTGTGGGAAGCAATACAACACACAGCTGGGTTATAGACGCCACCTTGCAGCAGCCCACAATGCTACAGCAAGCCTGCCCTGTCCAGAAGGGGCAGCATCATTGCTTGAGGAGTTGGGTGGCCATATTGACAGGCCTCCACCATCAGAGAATCACACTAATGCTTCTGTCCCAGTAAGAGAAAGGAAGTACTCATGTGAGCGATGCGATCGCCGCTTTTACACTCGTAAGGATGTTCGGCGCCATGCTGTGGTGCACACTGGACGCCGTGACTTCCTGTGTCCCCGCTGTGCACAGCGCTTTGGCCGCAGAGATCATCTGACCCGCCACTTGAAGAAGAGCCATGCCCAGGAGTCAGGACTAATGCCAACCTGTACTCCCAGTACTCCCGTGGCTACACCAAGTCCTGCCACCCAGTGCCCAGTGAAGGAGGAACCCAGCTCTGTGACATCTGATATGAGTTCTGTCTCCAAGGAGCCAATGGAAGCTTTCTCGAGGGACATGTACAACTCATACCCCATGGGTAATCTTGTCTCCGGGATGGGACCCCCTCATGGCATCATGCAGGGCTCGATGTCCTCAAGCATGTGTGCGGGTCGCCACATGACCCCCCAGTCTtctcaccaccaccatcaccatcacctaCAGCCCTCACCAGCTCCACAGCAGCAGCCCTACAGCAACATGGCCAGGTACCAGCATGGATCTACCTCATATCCTCGTGCTGACGTGGACAGTTTCCTGCTGGACCTGCAGTGTGCACCTCCCACTCACCTGAGTGCAGTCAACTCTTCTACCTCTACTTCTGCCTCCCCTCAGAGGGAGGTACTGTGTGAAGGGGTGAGTGCTGGCAGCGACCCCCACCTGCTGTGCAGGAGTCCTGCTGTCTCCTCAACCGAGCTGTCCTGCTCTACCAACGTGGACCTTGGGCCTCTGCTGGGTTTCTTGCCTTTTAGCCTACCACCCTACAGCCCTCACATGGGAATTGGAGGGTTAGTGATGAGTTATCCCCCTTCCACCACCACTTCCTCACCATCCTCCTCCACTGGGCTATCCTCCCAGGCTCAAGGCCCTTTTACTTTCTTCCAGCCTTCCCAAGCTCACGTACCTCAGGGGCCTGGAGCCCATAGCCAACTACCTCAGGCATACAGCGGTCCTGCTATGAGCACGTCAGGCTCCCTACCTCATTACTACCAGACCTTTCAGCAGTAA